A part of Bosea sp. (in: a-proteobacteria) genomic DNA contains:
- the crtI gene encoding phytoene desaturase, which produces MQDRRVVIIGAGMGGLAAALDLAARGLDVTVLERATAPGGKMRQLAPGGAAMDAGPTVFTMRHVFEGLFDSAGASLDAHVTLSPLALLARHAWPDSPRLDLHAAIEPSADAIGVFAGAAEAQRFRAFAAETRTIYTMLDRSFMQAPKPGMLGLTANMMRDGLRNPFDMFRLRPFETMWDALCRSFTDPRLRQLFGRYATYCGSSPFLAPATLMLVAHAEQSGVWSVEGGMHALARAIHDLAVVKGAAFRFGVDAVRIRTGPGGVDGVELAGGEVVRADVAIFNGDYAALGSGLLGEAAAGGVPAARRERRSLSAIVSCRHAGTSGFPLIRHNVFFSTDTRAEFNQLRAGAVPDEPTVYICAQDRDDGGLAQPGPERLLCLINAPANGDSHAYNQTEIARCEDRAARLMARCGLTLHQGPFATTTPTGFNALFPATGGGLYGQASHGWQASFLRPGARTKIPGLYLAGGSVHPGPGVPMAALSGRLAAQSVLADQASMRPSPRAAIAGGMSTR; this is translated from the coding sequence ATGCAGGATCGGCGGGTCGTCATCATCGGGGCGGGCATGGGTGGTCTTGCCGCCGCGCTGGACCTTGCCGCGCGGGGCCTCGATGTCACCGTGCTGGAACGGGCCACAGCGCCGGGCGGCAAGATGCGCCAGCTCGCGCCGGGCGGCGCGGCCATGGATGCGGGCCCCACCGTGTTCACCATGCGCCATGTCTTCGAGGGGCTGTTCGACAGCGCGGGCGCGAGCCTTGACGCGCATGTCACCTTGTCGCCCCTGGCTCTTCTGGCGCGCCATGCGTGGCCGGACTCCCCGCGCCTTGACCTTCATGCTGCAATCGAGCCCTCCGCCGACGCGATCGGCGTCTTCGCCGGGGCGGCGGAGGCTCAGCGCTTCCGCGCCTTCGCGGCCGAGACGCGCACGATCTACACCATGCTGGACCGCAGCTTCATGCAGGCGCCAAAGCCCGGCATGCTCGGCCTCACCGCGAACATGATGCGCGATGGCCTGCGCAACCCCTTCGACATGTTCCGGCTCAGGCCGTTCGAGACGATGTGGGATGCGCTGTGCCGCTCTTTCACCGATCCGCGCCTGCGCCAGCTCTTCGGGCGCTACGCCACCTATTGCGGCTCGTCGCCCTTCCTCGCGCCGGCCACGCTGATGCTGGTGGCCCATGCCGAGCAATCGGGCGTGTGGAGCGTGGAGGGGGGCATGCATGCGCTGGCCCGCGCCATCCATGATCTTGCCGTTGTGAAGGGCGCGGCCTTCCGGTTCGGCGTGGATGCCGTGCGCATCCGCACCGGCCCGGGCGGGGTGGACGGTGTGGAGCTGGCCGGCGGCGAAGTGGTGCGGGCGGATGTGGCGATCTTCAATGGAGATTATGCCGCGCTCGGTTCGGGTCTGCTCGGAGAGGCGGCGGCAGGGGGCGTGCCGGCCGCAAGGCGGGAGCGGCGCTCACTGTCGGCCATCGTCAGCTGCCGGCATGCCGGGACAAGCGGGTTCCCGCTGATCCGGCACAATGTCTTCTTCAGCACCGACACCCGCGCCGAGTTCAACCAGTTGCGCGCCGGCGCGGTTCCCGACGAGCCGACCGTCTACATCTGCGCGCAGGACCGCGACGATGGCGGCCTTGCGCAGCCAGGCCCGGAGCGGCTGCTGTGCCTCATCAACGCGCCGGCCAACGGCGACAGCCACGCCTACAACCAGACGGAGATCGCGCGATGCGAAGACAGGGCAGCGCGGCTGATGGCGAGATGCGGCTTGACGCTGCATCAGGGGCCCTTCGCCACAACGACGCCGACGGGCTTCAACGCCCTGTTCCCGGCAACGGGCGGGGGGCTTTACGGACAGGCGAGCCATGGCTGGCAGGCCTCCTTCCTGAGGCCCGGCGCGCGGACGAAGATACCGGGGCTCTATCTCGCGGGAGGGAGCGTTCATCCGGGTCCGGGCGTGCCGATGGCGGCGCTCTCGGGGCGGCTGGCGGCGCAGAGCGTGCTGGCGGACCAGGCTTCGATGCGGCCGTCGCCCCGGGCGGCTATCGCTGGTGGTATGTCGACGCGCTGA
- a CDS encoding polyprenyl synthetase family protein — protein MMTRIEQAMQAALAITQTSCPPKLAAALQYAVFPGGHRLRPRLAITVARACGDSDPAAADAAACAIEFLHCASLVHDDLPCFDDADMRRGKPSVHKAFGEPLAVLTGDALIVLAFETLAREAATHPVRLAGLVGIVAKAVGAPHGICAGQAWESEPMIPLAEYHRAKTSSLFAAATSGGALAAGHDPMDWRTLGERLGCAYQVADDIRDAADTADGMGKPAGQDAARGRPNAVTELGMDGAIRWLDRLIAEAVEAIPACPGQTGLKAAIEREATRFLPPELSIRAA, from the coding sequence ATGATGACGCGGATCGAGCAGGCCATGCAGGCTGCATTGGCCATCACCCAGACCTCCTGCCCTCCCAAGCTGGCGGCGGCGCTGCAATATGCCGTCTTTCCCGGCGGTCACAGGCTAAGGCCTCGCCTCGCCATCACCGTCGCCCGCGCCTGCGGCGATTCCGATCCCGCTGCTGCTGATGCGGCCGCCTGCGCCATCGAGTTCCTGCACTGCGCCTCGCTGGTTCATGACGATCTGCCCTGCTTCGACGATGCCGACATGCGGCGCGGCAAGCCTTCCGTGCACAAGGCGTTTGGCGAGCCTCTCGCGGTGCTGACCGGCGATGCGCTGATCGTGCTGGCCTTCGAGACGCTGGCGCGTGAAGCGGCGACCCATCCCGTGCGGCTGGCCGGCCTGGTCGGCATCGTCGCCAAGGCGGTGGGCGCGCCCCATGGCATCTGCGCCGGGCAGGCCTGGGAAAGCGAGCCGATGATCCCGCTTGCCGAATATCACCGCGCCAAGACCTCGTCGCTTTTCGCGGCGGCGACGTCGGGCGGCGCCCTTGCGGCCGGGCATGATCCCATGGACTGGCGCACGCTCGGCGAGCGTCTGGGCTGCGCCTATCAGGTGGCGGACGACATCCGCGACGCCGCCGACACGGCCGACGGCATGGGCAAGCCCGCCGGCCAGGATGCCGCGCGCGGGCGCCCCAATGCCGTTACGGAACTGGGCATGGACGGTGCCATACGCTGGCTCGACCGCCTCATCGCCGAGGCGGTGGAGGCGATCCCGGCCTGCCCGGGACAGACCGGCCTCAAGGCAGCGATCGAGCGCGAGGCTACCCGCTTCCTGCCGCCGGAGCTGTCGATCAGGGCCGCTTGA
- a CDS encoding methyltransferase, with protein sequence MPLSAWARLVDAAYAARDRLLASQRFQILAARFPLTRRISARKARACFDLCAGFVYSQVLFTCVKLDLFELLARRPLDAEGVARQTSLSPAMSERLLRAAASLDLLQLRSGGRYGLGQLGAAMRGNPGVKAMIEHHAMFYADMADPLALLRGEADTTQLARYWPYADGADPAALGAEAVAPYTDLMATSQQFVAEDVLDAYDIARHRRLMDVGGGDGSFLRSAARRAPALALTLFDLPAVVETARPRFAAAGLGDRVTLAGGSFTADALPGGADLITLVRIAHDHGDETVRHLLVAIHAALEPGGSLLIAEPMAGDAGSAPMADAYFGFYLLAMGKGRARTPAEILALLAGAGFVEARQIAMPRPLLSGLIHARKASI encoded by the coding sequence ATGCCGCTCTCCGCATGGGCCCGTCTGGTCGATGCCGCCTATGCCGCGCGTGACCGGCTGCTCGCCAGCCAGCGCTTCCAGATACTCGCCGCGCGTTTTCCATTGACGCGGCGCATTTCGGCGCGCAAGGCCCGGGCCTGCTTCGATCTGTGCGCTGGCTTCGTCTACTCGCAGGTGCTCTTCACCTGCGTGAAGCTCGACCTGTTCGAATTGCTGGCCCGCCGCCCCCTTGATGCCGAGGGAGTGGCCCGGCAGACGAGTCTCAGCCCGGCCATGTCCGAGCGCCTGCTGCGGGCCGCCGCCTCGCTTGATCTGCTCCAGCTCCGGTCAGGCGGCCGCTACGGCCTTGGCCAGCTTGGCGCTGCCATGCGCGGCAACCCCGGCGTGAAGGCCATGATCGAGCATCACGCGATGTTCTACGCCGACATGGCCGACCCGCTGGCGCTGCTGCGGGGAGAGGCCGACACCACGCAGCTCGCGCGCTACTGGCCCTATGCTGACGGCGCCGATCCGGCCGCGCTCGGCGCCGAGGCCGTGGCGCCCTACACCGACCTCATGGCCACCTCGCAGCAATTCGTCGCCGAGGATGTGCTCGATGCCTACGACATCGCGCGCCACCGGCGCCTGATGGATGTCGGCGGCGGCGACGGCTCCTTCCTGCGCTCGGCCGCGCGCCGTGCGCCGGCCCTTGCGCTCACCCTGTTCGATCTTCCCGCCGTGGTGGAGACAGCGCGCCCGCGCTTCGCCGCTGCGGGCCTGGGCGACCGGGTCACCCTTGCGGGCGGCTCCTTCACGGCGGATGCGCTGCCCGGCGGCGCTGACCTCATCACGCTGGTGCGCATCGCCCATGACCATGGCGACGAGACCGTCCGACATCTTCTGGTGGCGATCCATGCAGCGCTCGAGCCGGGCGGTTCGCTCCTGATCGCCGAGCCCATGGCGGGCGATGCCGGGTCCGCGCCCATGGCGGACGCTTATTTCGGGTTTTACCTCCTGGCGATGGGCAAGGGCAGGGCCCGCACGCCCGCCGAGATCCTGGCCCTTCTGGCCGGCGCCGGCTTCGTCGAGGCCCGCCAGATCGCCATGCCGCGTCCGTTATTGTCCGGACTGATCCATGCCCGTAAAGCGTCCATATAA
- the bchC gene encoding chlorophyll synthesis pathway protein BchC → MKSTYAIILKEPRHLVLDQVGLVDMTDQDVLVEVLWSGISTGTERLLWSGRMPHFPGLQYPLVPGYETVGIVREAGSASGRAAGEHVFVPGSRGFRGVSGLFGGAAHHLVAAGAKVLPIDARLGENGVLLALAATAHHALAGGAVPDLIIGHGVLGRLLARLAVAAGGSPTVWETNPLRRSGGDGYGVIDPAADARCDYATICDVSGDGALLDTLIARLARGGEIILAGFYETPLSFAFPPAFMREARLRIAAEFTPADLAAVIALAASGALSLEGLVSHRAAVSDASRAYETAFADPACIKMILDWRTCP, encoded by the coding sequence GTGAAGAGCACCTACGCCATCATTCTCAAGGAGCCGCGCCACCTGGTCCTCGATCAGGTCGGGCTCGTGGACATGACGGATCAGGACGTGCTGGTCGAGGTCCTGTGGTCCGGCATCAGCACCGGCACGGAGCGCCTCCTGTGGAGCGGGCGCATGCCCCATTTCCCGGGCCTTCAGTATCCGCTGGTTCCAGGATATGAGACCGTTGGCATCGTGCGCGAAGCGGGTTCCGCTTCGGGCCGCGCGGCGGGCGAGCATGTCTTCGTTCCGGGCTCCCGCGGCTTTCGCGGCGTGAGCGGCCTGTTCGGCGGCGCGGCCCACCATCTTGTCGCCGCCGGCGCCAAGGTCCTGCCCATCGATGCGCGGCTCGGCGAGAATGGCGTGCTGCTGGCGCTGGCCGCGACCGCGCACCATGCGCTGGCCGGCGGCGCTGTGCCTGATCTCATCATCGGCCATGGCGTCCTGGGCCGGCTTCTCGCCCGGCTCGCCGTGGCGGCTGGCGGCAGCCCCACCGTGTGGGAGACCAATCCGCTCCGGCGCTCCGGCGGTGACGGCTATGGGGTCATCGATCCGGCGGCCGACGCCCGCTGCGACTATGCCACGATCTGCGACGTCAGCGGCGACGGCGCCTTGCTGGACACGCTGATCGCAAGGCTGGCGCGCGGCGGTGAGATCATTCTCGCGGGCTTTTATGAAACGCCGTTGAGCTTCGCCTTTCCGCCCGCCTTCATGCGCGAGGCCAGGCTTCGCATCGCCGCCGAATTCACGCCTGCCGACCTCGCCGCCGTGATCGCGCTCGCCGCGAGCGGCGCTCTCTCGCTTGAGGGGCTCGTCAGCCACCGCGCTGCGGTGTCCGACGCATCCCGTGCCTACGAAACCGCCTTCGCCGACCCGGCGTGCATCAAGATGATTCTCGACTGGAGAACCTGCCCATGA
- a CDS encoding chlorophyllide a reductase iron protein subunit X, translating into MSVTTTLTPPSTSHAREAALAAHGAVAAPAPGPDLAEDAVHETRTQIIAIYGKGGIGKSFTLANLSYMMAQQGKRVLLIGCDPKSDTTSLLFGGKACPTIIETSARKKAAGEEVRIEDVCFKRDGVFAMELGGPEVGRGCGGRGIIHGFELLEKLGFHEWGFDYVLLDFLGDVVCGGFGLPIARDMCQKVIVVGSNDLQSLYVANNVCSAVEYFRKLGGNVGVAGMVINKDDGTGEAAAFAESVGIPILASIPADEDIRRKSANYQIIGRPGDRWGPMFEELARNVGESRPMRPAPLSQDGLLGLFSADTTGRDYVLQPASLADMCGGVIAEKPTLEVIYDEA; encoded by the coding sequence ATGAGCGTGACCACAACCCTGACGCCGCCCTCCACCAGCCATGCGCGCGAGGCCGCCCTGGCAGCTCACGGCGCAGTCGCCGCGCCAGCGCCCGGCCCGGACCTTGCCGAGGACGCCGTCCACGAGACCAGGACCCAGATCATCGCGATCTATGGCAAGGGCGGCATCGGCAAATCCTTCACCCTCGCCAATCTCAGCTACATGATGGCGCAACAGGGCAAGCGCGTGCTGCTGATCGGCTGCGATCCGAAATCGGACACGACCTCGCTCCTCTTCGGCGGCAAGGCCTGCCCCACCATCATCGAGACCTCGGCGCGCAAGAAGGCCGCCGGCGAGGAAGTCCGCATCGAGGATGTCTGCTTCAAGCGCGACGGCGTCTTCGCCATGGAGCTGGGCGGTCCCGAGGTCGGGCGCGGCTGCGGCGGGCGCGGCATCATCCATGGCTTCGAACTGCTCGAGAAGCTCGGCTTCCATGAATGGGGCTTTGACTACGTGCTGCTCGACTTCCTCGGCGACGTGGTCTGCGGCGGCTTTGGCCTGCCGATCGCGCGGGACATGTGCCAGAAGGTCATCGTGGTCGGCTCGAACGACCTGCAATCGCTCTACGTCGCGAACAATGTCTGCTCGGCGGTGGAGTATTTCCGCAAGCTCGGCGGCAATGTCGGCGTGGCCGGCATGGTCATCAACAAGGATGACGGAACGGGCGAGGCTGCTGCCTTCGCCGAAAGCGTCGGCATCCCGATTCTCGCGTCCATCCCCGCTGATGAGGACATCCGCAGGAAGAGCGCCAATTACCAGATCATCGGCCGCCCCGGCGACCGCTGGGGCCCGATGTTCGAGGAGCTGGCGCGCAATGTGGGTGAATCCAGGCCCATGCGGCCCGCACCGCTGAGCCAGGACGGGCTGCTGGGACTGTTCTCTGCCGACACCACGGGTCGCGACTACGTGCTTCAGCCGGCTTCGCTGGCCGACATGTGCGGCGGCGTCATCGCCGAGAAGCCCACCCTCGAAGTCATTTACGACGAAGCCTGA
- the bchY gene encoding chlorophyllide a reductase subunit Y, translating to MVTLIDNLNKTPPRSAATAPVATPEPVKAAPSQAEIAAATRAVATSEALGSGCHAGRAEMRKAAIAAGASDTLARYAADYPQGPHDQPQSMCPAFGSLRVGLRMRRTATVLSGSACCVYGLTFTSHFYGARRTVGYVPFNSETLVTGKLFEDIREAVHLLADPHQYDTIVVINLCVPTASGVPLRLLPDTIDGVRVIGIDVPGFGVPTHAEAKDVLAGAMLNFARKEAESGPVAAPRGGRNDKRTVTLLGEMFPADPVGIGMMLGALGLAAGPVVPTREWRELYAALDCAAVAAIHPFYTASIREFEAAGRPIVGSAPVGHDGTAAWLDAIGEAAQVSRAMVQAAKDQMLPMIRAALAARPITGKITVSGYEGSELLVARLLIESGAHVPYVGTACPRTPWSDPDREWLEARNVHIQFRASLENDLAAVEYHMPDLAIGTTPVVQHAKAMGMPSLYFTNLISARPLMGVAGAGSLAQVVNAAMVNKARMDVMKDFFEGVGEGHAAGIWSDMPRDRPEFRKKQLAKLGKTDMGMAGEIV from the coding sequence ATGGTCACGCTGATCGACAACCTGAACAAGACGCCGCCGCGATCTGCTGCAACCGCGCCCGTGGCCACGCCCGAGCCGGTCAAGGCTGCGCCCTCGCAAGCCGAGATCGCCGCCGCGACCAGGGCCGTGGCCACCTCCGAGGCGCTCGGCTCCGGCTGCCATGCCGGCCGCGCCGAGATGCGCAAGGCTGCCATCGCCGCCGGGGCCAGCGACACGCTGGCGCGCTATGCCGCCGATTATCCGCAGGGCCCGCACGATCAGCCGCAGAGCATGTGCCCAGCCTTCGGGAGCTTGCGCGTCGGCCTGCGCATGCGCCGCACCGCGACCGTGCTCTCGGGCTCGGCGTGCTGCGTCTATGGCCTGACCTTCACCTCGCATTTCTACGGCGCACGCCGCACGGTGGGCTACGTGCCCTTCAATTCGGAGACGCTGGTCACCGGCAAGCTGTTCGAGGACATCCGCGAGGCCGTGCACCTGCTCGCCGACCCGCACCAGTATGACACCATCGTGGTGATCAACCTTTGCGTGCCGACGGCCTCCGGCGTCCCCTTGCGCCTTCTGCCCGACACCATCGACGGCGTGCGCGTCATCGGCATCGACGTGCCGGGCTTCGGCGTGCCGACCCATGCCGAGGCCAAGGACGTGCTGGCTGGCGCCATGCTCAACTTCGCCCGCAAGGAGGCCGAGTCCGGCCCTGTCGCGGCCCCGCGCGGCGGACGCAACGACAAGCGTACGGTCACCCTGCTTGGCGAGATGTTCCCGGCCGATCCTGTCGGCATCGGAATGATGCTCGGCGCGCTCGGCCTCGCCGCCGGCCCTGTGGTTCCCACGCGCGAATGGCGTGAGCTTTACGCCGCGCTCGATTGCGCCGCAGTCGCGGCCATCCACCCGTTCTACACCGCCTCGATCCGCGAGTTCGAGGCCGCCGGTCGGCCCATCGTGGGCTCCGCGCCCGTGGGCCATGACGGCACCGCCGCCTGGCTGGACGCCATCGGCGAGGCGGCTCAGGTGTCCAGGGCCATGGTTCAGGCCGCCAAGGACCAGATGCTGCCGATGATCCGCGCCGCGCTCGCGGCAAGGCCGATCACGGGCAAGATCACGGTTTCCGGCTATGAAGGCTCCGAGCTGCTCGTGGCGCGTCTGCTGATCGAGAGCGGCGCCCATGTTCCGTATGTTGGCACGGCCTGCCCGCGCACCCCCTGGTCCGACCCCGACCGCGAGTGGCTTGAGGCCCGCAACGTCCACATCCAGTTCCGGGCTTCGCTCGAAAACGACCTCGCGGCGGTGGAATATCACATGCCTGATCTCGCCATCGGCACGACGCCCGTGGTCCAGCATGCCAAGGCAATGGGGATGCCTTCGCTCTATTTCACCAATCTGATCTCAGCTCGGCCGCTGATGGGCGTCGCCGGCGCGGGCTCGCTTGCCCAGGTGGTCAACGCCGCCATGGTCAACAAGGCCCGCATGGACGTGATGAAGGACTTCTTCGAAGGCGTGGGCGAGGGCCATGCGGCCGGGATCTGGTCCGACATGCCGCGCGACAGGCCGGAGTTCCGCAAGAAACAGCTGGCGAAGCTTGGCAAGACCGACATGGGCATGGCGGGGGAGATCGTCTGA